The genomic interval AATTGAATTATATTTTCATCTTCAGAAAAATCAGTAATTTTAAACCAATACACACCTCCATCTAAACCTTTATTGATAATTTTATCATAAGGAATAAAATCATAATTGTCTACATCTTTAAAAGACAACTCACCTTCTTTATCTTGATAGTAACTAATATCTGCTTGAGAAAAACATATAGCAGCTTTCAAGAAAAAAAATATAAAAAAGACGTTTTTAAACATAAAACGGTTAAAAGATTCGCAATTAATTGCTGGGACAGAATAATAAGACTGTAATTTATAATATAATTTACAAAGTTGCAAATTTAAAAGCCGAAGTTGCATGAATTGTAGTTGTATCAAATACTGGAATAGAAATATCTTCTTGTTTTATTAATAACGGAATTTCTGTACAACCTAAGATAATACCCGTTGCTCCATTTTCTATTTGCTTATTAATTATAGCAACATAGCTCTCTTTAGAAGACGCTTTTATAATTCCTTTAGAAAGTTCATCATAAATAACACGATGAATTTCATCTCTATCATTTTTGGCTGGAATTATCGTATCTATACCAAAAGAAGATAATACATTTTTATAGAAATCTTTTTCCATGGTGTATTTTGTACCTAACAGAGCAACTTTTTTTATTTTTTGATTCATTATTGTTTTTGAGGTAGCTTCTGCGATATGAATTACAGGAATAGAAACCGATTTTCTAATCGCATCTATACATAAATGCATTGTATTCGCACAAATTACAATACAACTTGCACCTCCTTTTTCTAAATTTACGCCAGCAGTTGCCATGATATCATCCAACAAATCCCAACGATTTTCTTTCTGATATTTTGAAATTATACCAAAATCAACTGAATTAATTAAAACTTTAGCAGAATGTATACCTCCATATTCTTTTGATGCTAAATCATTTAACACTCTATAATACATGATTGTAGATTCTGGAGTTATTCCGCCAATTAAACCAATTGTTTTCATCTAGTTTTAAAATAATGTTTGTTGATTTTCATCATTATTTTCTTTTTTCTTTTTGATTGCCTTTTTTAACAAAGCTGTTTTTTTATCGTCTTTATTAGGTAAATCAGGTAAAGAAGCATTTTTTATAGTTGGCACGTCTAAAGGTAAGGTTTCTTCTACAACCTCTTCAATAACTTCTTCTTCAATTACCTCTACTTCTTCTACTTTTGGTGCTTCTGGTTCCTCAAAAGGCAATGATTCTAATAAATTAACTTGCTTAATTTTATCTGTAGTTAATTGATTTCCTAGTGCTTTTATACCTTTTACAGCTATAAATTCCTCTAAATTAATCTCCATTTTTTCTAAACTACGTTTAGAAAAAATAATTTCTGCCATCGGACGATAATCCGTTGCTACAATCTCTAATTGCGACTTTTCGTGTTCAGATATAAAAACCTCTTCCTTTTCTGGAGTTTCTATTAAAAAACGTTTGATATAATAACGTTGCTTATCTCCATCAAAATAAATTGCAGAGATAGGTTTCTTTGAGTTCCATTTTTCTAAGACAATCATATCTTCTTCAAAATGCATCCCAAGATTAGGCTTCACTGCTTTAATTTTACCTGATTGAGTTGCTATCAATAATTTATCTTCTGCTCTAAATTCTCCTAACAACTCACCTCTTTCATCAACATTTAAACGTTGAACAGCATCATCAAACCAAATTTTACGTGGTTTTAAGGTAGAAACTCCTTCAGATTTAAAATCGACACTTTTTATAGCGTATTTTGTAATTGTATTTCCTCTTACTCCTCTACCTTTCACTGCTAAATCAGCAAAATCTATATCCCATTTCATTTTTTTGACACTACCGACAGCTCTTAAATTTATCGTAACTACTTCTGCTTCTCCGTTAGGATTTGCAGTAAAATACAGTACTTTTGATCCTTTATTTCCGTTTGCTAAATCATATTCTTTATCACGTGTAACAGAAGTAACATTAAAACGCTTCATATAACTAGCGCCTTTTGTTCCGTCTTTGTACATATAATTGTAAACAGTTCTTTTATCCTTTTTCTTAAAAATCGCGATATGAATAATGTCTTTACCAACAAACGTTTTAGAATCGACTTTTGTAACCATCATTTTACCATCTTTTCTAAAAACAATTACATTATCGATATCGGCACAATCGGTAACATATTCATCTTTTTTAAGTGATGTTCCAACAAAACCTTCTGCCCTATTTACATAAAGTTTTGTATTTCTCATTACTACTTTTGTAGCAACGATATCATCAAAAATTCTGATTTCTGTTTTACGTTCTTTTCCTTTACCGTATTTATCTTTTAGATTTTTAAAATAATCGATAGCAAACTCGATTAAGTTATCTAAATGATTTTTTACAACGGCAATTTTATCTTCTAAACTTTCTATATGCTGTTTGGCTTTATCAATATCGAACTTAGAAATCTTTTTAATTCTGATTTCTGTTAAACGTACAATATCTTCTTCAGTAATAGCGCGCTTTAAATGTTTAATATGAGGTTTTAAACCTTTATCGATAGCGGCAATTACGCCTTCCCAAGTTTCTTCTTCTTCGATATCTCGATAGATTCTATTCTCTATAAAAATTCTTTCTAAGGATGAAAAATGCCACTGTTCTTCTAATTCATTTAATTGAATTTCTAATTCACGTTTTAACAATTCTACAGTTAAATCTGTAGAATGTTTTAGCATTTCTGAAACACCTACAAAAACTGGTTTATTATTTTCTATGGTACAACACAAAGGTGAAATTGAAGACTCGCAATTTGTAAAGGCATACAACGCATCTATAGTTTTATCTGGCGATACATTTGGCGGCAAATGCACCAAAATTTCGACATTCGCAGCTGTATTATCTTCTATTTTTTTAACCTTTATTTTCCCTTTTTCATTTGCTTTTAAAATACTATCAATTAAAGAAGTGGTAGTTGTTCCAAAAGGAATTTCGGTAATTACTAAGGTTTTTTTATCAAGTTGAGATATTTTTGCTCTTACTCTAACTTTTCCACCACGTTTTCCATCATTATAATTGGTAAAATCAGCAATTCCACCAGTTAAAAAATCAGGAACTATTTTAAAACTTCTTCCTTTTAAGTATTTGATTGAAGCATCAATTAATTCAATAAAATTGTGTGGTAATATTTTAGTGGATAAACCAACAGCAATCCCTTCTGCTCCTTGCGCTAATAAAAGCGGAAATTTAACAGGTAAATCAATAGGTTCTTTACGTCTTCCATCATAAGAAAGTTTCCAAGCGGTCGTTTTTGGATTAAAAACAACTTCTAGAGCAAATTTTGATAAACGAGCTTCAATATATCTAGATGCTGCAGCTCTATCTCCTGTTAAGATATTTCCCCAATTTCCTTGCATATCAATCAGTAATTCTTTCTGACCAATTTGCACCATAGCATCTGCAATGGAAGCATCACCATGTGGATGATATTGCATGGTATGCCCAACAATGTTCGCAACTTTATTATAACGTCCATCATCCAAATCCTTCATAGAATGCATTATTCTACGCTGTACTGGTTTTAAACCGTCTTCCAAAGAAGGAACGGCTCTTTCTAAAATTACATACGAAGCATAGTCTAAAAACCATTCTTTGTACATTCCTGTAACCTTAGTAATGGTTTCCTCTTGAGGTGAATCTAAATTATCATTTTGATTCGTTAATTCTTCTTCGTGTTCGTTGTCGTTTATTTCTTCACTCATTCTTAAACGTTTAACTGTTTAATCGTTTATTTTCTGTTGAATATTAAAATTACTTTTTATAGCCTATTTTGTTTCTTTCTGATTTATTCTCTTTTTTCTCTATCAATTCATCTAAATAAGAAAACACTAACTCTATATTTTTAGAATTATTAGTAATTTTCTTTTTGATTGACTCTATTTCTAATTGCACTGAAACATTATCACTTAATAATTGACGCATTTTAGTAAATATTCTTATAATTTTAATATTTACAGCAATTGCTCTATCACTATTTAAAACACTAGATAACATTGCAACTCCTTGCTCTGTGAAAACCATTGGAGCATAACGTAAGCCCATTTTATCAGATTTGGAGGTCGCAAATTGCGTCCTCCAATTTTCCAATTCATTTTTAGTTAATTCAAACATAAAATCACTTGGAAAACGACTTATATTTCTTCTAACAGCTTCCTTTAATCTTTTTGTTTCTACCTGATATAATTCCGCTAAATCTCTATCTAACATTACTTTTTGATTGCGAATCAAATAGATTTTATTGGTAATAATTTCATCAGGAATTATTCTATTCTCTTTTTCTTCTTTCATTTTTTATTCTTGAGGTCACAACTTGTGATCTCCAATTTTCATTCACTTGCTCAAAGTCTTTTCCTTCGGAAAGGATTTAGGATAGGCTACTCCTCTTCAACATAATCCAATTCTACTTTTAAATTCTCTATGATAAATTTCTGCCTATCGGGAGTGTTTTTTCCCATATAGAATTGAAGCATTTGTTCAATCGACATTTCTTTATCTAACATTACCGGATCCAAACGAATATCATCACCAATAAAATGTACAAATTCATTTGGAGAAATTTCACCCAATCCTTTAAATCGTGTTATTTCTGGTTTCCCTCTTAATTTACCTATTGCTTCTCTCTTTTCTTCATCAGAATAACAATAGAAAGTTTGTTTTTTATTTCGAACTCTAAACAACGGAGTTTCTAAAATATATAAATGTCCTTCTTTAATTACTTCAGGAAAAAATTGAAGAAAAAACGTAATTAATAACAAACGAATATGCATTCCATCTACATCGGCATCTGTAGCAATTACAATATTGTTATAACGTAAATCTTCTAAACCATCTTCTATATTTAAAGCGGCTTGTAATAAATTAAACTCTTCGTTTTCATACACGATTTTCTTTGATAAACCGTACGAATTTAAAGGCTTTCCTTTTAAGCTGAAAACTGCTTGGGTATTTACATTACGTGATTTTGTGATCGATCCAGAAGCAGAATCTCCCTCTGTAATAAAAAGTGTAGTTTCTAAATGAGCTTCCTTTTTGGTATCTCCTAAATGAATTCTACAATCGCGCAATTTTTTATTATGCAAACTTGCTTTTTTAGCTCGATCACGAGCTATTTTACGAATTCCAGAAAGTTCTTTACGTTCCTTCTCTGCTTGTAATATTTTCTTCTGTAACTTTTCTGCTACATCTGTATTTTTATGTAAATAATTATCCAGCTGAGTTTTTAGAAAATCGTTGATATATGTTCTTACCGTTGGCATTCCATCACCCATTTCCGTAGAACCTAACTTTGTCTTGGTTTGACTTTCAAAAACCGGCTCCATCACTTTTATAGAAACCGCAGAAATAATAGATTTTCTAATATCTGAAGCCTCAAAGTTCTTACCATAATATTCTCTAATTGTTTTTACAATTGCTTCTCTAAAAGCTGCTTGATGTGTACCACCTTGTGTGGTATGCTGTCCGTTTACAAACGAATGATATTCTTCTGAATATTGTGTTTTACTATGTGTTAAGGCAACTTCAATATCATTGCCTTTTAAGTGAATTACAGGATACAACATATCATCTTGATTGTTATTATCCTCTAATAAATCCTTTAAACCGTTTTCTGAAACATATTTTTCTCCATTAAAAATAATGGTTAAACCTGTGTTTAAATACACATAGTTTTTTAGCATTTTAGCTACATACTCATTTCTGAACTTATATTTCTTAAAGATAGTTTCATCTGGAACAAAAGAAACTTTCGTTCCTTTTCTTCTAGTGGTTTCTTCTAATTTTTCTTGATTTGTTAAAACTCCTTGTTCAAATTCTGCCGATGCAGATTTTCCATCTCTATTAGATTCTACTCTAAAAAAAGAAGAAAGTGCATTTACTGCTTTGGTACCAACTCCGTTTAAACCTACCGATTTTTTAAAAGCTTTAGAATCATATTTTCCACCCGTATTCATTTTAGAAACTACGTCTACAACTTTTCCTAACGGAATTCCACGACCATAATCTCTAACGATAACTTTACTTCCTTGAATAGAAATTTCGATGGTTTTTCCAGCACCCATCACATATTCATCAATAGAATTGTCTAAAACTTCTTTTACAAGAATGTAAATTCCGTCATCTGGAGAAGAGCCATCGCCCAACTTACCAATGTACATTCCTGGACGCATTCTAATGTGCTCTTTCCAATCTAGAGAGCGAATATTATCTTCCGTATATTTTGTTTCTTGAGCCATAAAATCTAAACTAGCAGAGTGCTTGAAGTCCATGCTAAAATACCATTAACTAACAAAAAATGAAATGGCTAAAAGAATTAGTTATCAACAGGATTTCAACGAATAAAAGCGTACTGTTTTTACATAAAAATCACAAAATTAAACAATGCGTTGTATTTTTAAACAAATGATGATTCTTTAAGAGTTTTAAATACTTTTGTAGCATAAATAAACACAGATATTTTGGAAAGAGAAACACTTTTAAGATTAGCGAATAAATACGGAAGTCCTTTATACGTTTACGACACAGATAAAATTGAATCACAATACAACAGGTTAACAGATGCTTTTAGTTCTGTTAAAAACCTAAAGTTGAATTACGCTGTAAAAGCACTTTCAAATATCAATATATTAAAATTCTTTAAAAATATTGGAGCTGGTTTAGATACAGTTTCTATTCAAGAAGTTCAATTGTGTTTAACAACAGGAATAGATCCAAAGGATATTATTTTTACACCAAACGGAGTTTCACTTCAAGAAATTGAAGAAGTAGCAAAATTAGGCGTTCAGATTAATATTGACAACCTTTCAATCTTAGAGTTATTCGGACAAAAACATCCTAATATTCCAGTATGTGTGCGTATCAATCCACATATTATGGCAGGTGGAAATTCTAAAATTTCTGTCGGTCATATCGATTCTAAATTTGGAATTTCAATTCACCAAGTACCACATATTAAGCGTGTTGTAGAAAACACTGGTATGAATATCAACGGAATTCATATGCATACAGGTTCTGATATTTTAGATATTGATACTTTTTTAAGAGCATCAGAAATATTGTTTGATGTTGCTCGAAACTTTAAAAATATTGATTTTATCGATTTTGGAAGTGGTTTTAAAGTACCTTATAAAGAAGGCGATATCTCTACAGATATTGAGCAATTAGGCGTTCAACTTTCTGAGCGTTTTAACGAATTTTGTTCTGAATACGGAAAAGACATAACACTAATGTTCGAACCAGGGAAATTTTTAGTTTCTGAAGCTGGAAATTTCTTAGCAAAAGTTAATGTTGTAAAACAAACTACTTCTACAGTTTTTGCACATGTAGATTCAGGATTTAACCATTTGGTAAGACCAATGATGTACGATTCTTATCATCATATTACTAATATTTCTAACCCAGAAGGAAGAGACAGATATTATTCTGTTGTTGGGTATATTTGTGAAACAGATACTTTTGGTTCTAACCGTAGAATTTCGGAGATTTCTGAAGAAGATGTTTTATGCTTCCACAATGCGGGCGCATATTGTTTCTCAATGGCCTCTAACTACAATTCCAGGTATTTACCAGCAGAAGTTATGTTGCATAAAGGCCAAGATTATTTGATAAGAAAAAGACAAACTTTAGATGATATTTTACACAATCAAGAAGTTGTTAATTTTACAAAAAAAAAGAAAATTAAAGAACTAGTTGAAGCTTAAGATTAACTAAAACATAAATACATCCACTAGAAATATTTTTTTAGTGGATTTTTTTACATTTACACCCATAAACAAAACAATTTTATAATGAAAATTCTAGGAATAGGCAGTAATTATGTTACTGATTTAAAAGATATTGAAGAGAAAAAGAAAGCGAAGAAATTCATCTTTTCTAAACCATCATCAAGTTTAGCAATTAATCGTGATGTTGAATACCCAAGTATTACAAATCAATTAATTTACGAAGTTGAATTAGTGATTAAAATTGGAAAGGAAGGAAAAAACATCGCAAAGAAAGATGCAAACTCTTATATCTCGGAAATTGCCGTTGGAATAGATTATACAGCAAAAGATCTTTTAAGTGATGCTAGAGAAACAAAACATCCATGGGAATTTGCAAAAGGATTTGATGGTGCTGCTCCTATATCTAGCTTTAAATCGATTACAGAATATCCTAATTTAGCGGATATTAATTTCGATTTGAAAATTAATGAAGAATTAAAACAAGAAAGCAATACAGCGTATATGATTAATGATTTTGCTGATATTATTGTGTTTATTTCTGAATATATGACTTTGCAACCAGGAGATTTAATTTTTACAGGAACACCTGCTTTAGGAAAAGGAGAAATTTTTAAAGGAGATCAATTACAATGTTCAATTAATGGTGAATTGATGTTAGATTTTAAAATGATCTAAAATAAATATCAAGCAAAGTAGTA from Lutibacter sp. Hel_I_33_5 carries:
- a CDS encoding aspartate/glutamate racemase family protein gives rise to the protein MKTIGLIGGITPESTIMYYRVLNDLASKEYGGIHSAKVLINSVDFGIISKYQKENRWDLLDDIMATAGVNLEKGGASCIVICANTMHLCIDAIRKSVSIPVIHIAEATSKTIMNQKIKKVALLGTKYTMEKDFYKNVLSSFGIDTIIPAKNDRDEIHRVIYDELSKGIIKASSKESYVAIINKQIENGATGIILGCTEIPLLIKQEDISIPVFDTTTIHATSAFKFATL
- a CDS encoding DNA gyrase/topoisomerase IV subunit A — its product is MSEEINDNEHEEELTNQNDNLDSPQEETITKVTGMYKEWFLDYASYVILERAVPSLEDGLKPVQRRIMHSMKDLDDGRYNKVANIVGHTMQYHPHGDASIADAMVQIGQKELLIDMQGNWGNILTGDRAAASRYIEARLSKFALEVVFNPKTTAWKLSYDGRRKEPIDLPVKFPLLLAQGAEGIAVGLSTKILPHNFIELIDASIKYLKGRSFKIVPDFLTGGIADFTNYNDGKRGGKVRVRAKISQLDKKTLVITEIPFGTTTTSLIDSILKANEKGKIKVKKIEDNTAANVEILVHLPPNVSPDKTIDALYAFTNCESSISPLCCTIENNKPVFVGVSEMLKHSTDLTVELLKRELEIQLNELEEQWHFSSLERIFIENRIYRDIEEEETWEGVIAAIDKGLKPHIKHLKRAITEEDIVRLTEIRIKKISKFDIDKAKQHIESLEDKIAVVKNHLDNLIEFAIDYFKNLKDKYGKGKERKTEIRIFDDIVATKVVMRNTKLYVNRAEGFVGTSLKKDEYVTDCADIDNVIVFRKDGKMMVTKVDSKTFVGKDIIHIAIFKKKDKRTVYNYMYKDGTKGASYMKRFNVTSVTRDKEYDLANGNKGSKVLYFTANPNGEAEVVTINLRAVGSVKKMKWDIDFADLAVKGRGVRGNTITKYAIKSVDFKSEGVSTLKPRKIWFDDAVQRLNVDERGELLGEFRAEDKLLIATQSGKIKAVKPNLGMHFEEDMIVLEKWNSKKPISAIYFDGDKQRYYIKRFLIETPEKEEVFISEHEKSQLEIVATDYRPMAEIIFSKRSLEKMEINLEEFIAVKGIKALGNQLTTDKIKQVNLLESLPFEEPEAPKVEEVEVIEEEVIEEVVEETLPLDVPTIKNASLPDLPNKDDKKTALLKKAIKKKKENNDENQQTLF
- a CDS encoding ORF6N domain-containing protein, which gives rise to MKEEKENRIIPDEIITNKIYLIRNQKVMLDRDLAELYQVETKRLKEAVRRNISRFPSDFMFELTKNELENWRTQFATSKSDKMGLRYAPMVFTEQGVAMLSSVLNSDRAIAVNIKIIRIFTKMRQLLSDNVSVQLEIESIKKKITNNSKNIELVFSYLDELIEKKENKSERNKIGYKK
- a CDS encoding DNA topoisomerase IV subunit B: MAQETKYTEDNIRSLDWKEHIRMRPGMYIGKLGDGSSPDDGIYILVKEVLDNSIDEYVMGAGKTIEISIQGSKVIVRDYGRGIPLGKVVDVVSKMNTGGKYDSKAFKKSVGLNGVGTKAVNALSSFFRVESNRDGKSASAEFEQGVLTNQEKLEETTRRKGTKVSFVPDETIFKKYKFRNEYVAKMLKNYVYLNTGLTIIFNGEKYVSENGLKDLLEDNNNQDDMLYPVIHLKGNDIEVALTHSKTQYSEEYHSFVNGQHTTQGGTHQAAFREAIVKTIREYYGKNFEASDIRKSIISAVSIKVMEPVFESQTKTKLGSTEMGDGMPTVRTYINDFLKTQLDNYLHKNTDVAEKLQKKILQAEKERKELSGIRKIARDRAKKASLHNKKLRDCRIHLGDTKKEAHLETTLFITEGDSASGSITKSRNVNTQAVFSLKGKPLNSYGLSKKIVYENEEFNLLQAALNIEDGLEDLRYNNIVIATDADVDGMHIRLLLITFFLQFFPEVIKEGHLYILETPLFRVRNKKQTFYCYSDEEKREAIGKLRGKPEITRFKGLGEISPNEFVHFIGDDIRLDPVMLDKEMSIEQMLQFYMGKNTPDRQKFIIENLKVELDYVEEE
- the lysA gene encoding diaminopimelate decarboxylase, with translation MERETLLRLANKYGSPLYVYDTDKIESQYNRLTDAFSSVKNLKLNYAVKALSNINILKFFKNIGAGLDTVSIQEVQLCLTTGIDPKDIIFTPNGVSLQEIEEVAKLGVQINIDNLSILELFGQKHPNIPVCVRINPHIMAGGNSKISVGHIDSKFGISIHQVPHIKRVVENTGMNINGIHMHTGSDILDIDTFLRASEILFDVARNFKNIDFIDFGSGFKVPYKEGDISTDIEQLGVQLSERFNEFCSEYGKDITLMFEPGKFLVSEAGNFLAKVNVVKQTTSTVFAHVDSGFNHLVRPMMYDSYHHITNISNPEGRDRYYSVVGYICETDTFGSNRRISEISEEDVLCFHNAGAYCFSMASNYNSRYLPAEVMLHKGQDYLIRKRQTLDDILHNQEVVNFTKKKKIKELVEA
- a CDS encoding fumarylacetoacetate hydrolase family protein; the protein is MKILGIGSNYVTDLKDIEEKKKAKKFIFSKPSSSLAINRDVEYPSITNQLIYEVELVIKIGKEGKNIAKKDANSYISEIAVGIDYTAKDLLSDARETKHPWEFAKGFDGAAPISSFKSITEYPNLADINFDLKINEELKQESNTAYMINDFADIIVFISEYMTLQPGDLIFTGTPALGKGEIFKGDQLQCSINGELMLDFKMI